One Caldalkalibacillus uzonensis genomic region harbors:
- a CDS encoding transposase, producing the protein MFTAERHDSACFVPSLFELKHLYSDFKIKECILDSAHDAMAIYQVLRHLDISAIIDLNKRSTGHIQQQGEFTFTPEDSAYGRVFYTYEADNLRYFTRIPRKSKAWKERYKRRTTVERTNKRLKEDYGLENKKRRNTRDWYIEAFLTAMCLHIDAWVKHDGINMTSLIDQWAAPFRQ; encoded by the coding sequence ATTTTTACTGCCGAACGGCATGACAGTGCCTGTTTTGTACCGTCCCTGTTTGAACTTAAGCATCTGTATTCCGATTTTAAGATCAAAGAATGTATTTTGGATTCGGCACACGATGCCATGGCCATTTACCAGGTTCTCCGGCACTTGGATATCAGTGCCATCATCGACCTCAATAAACGGAGCACTGGACATATCCAGCAGCAGGGTGAATTCACCTTCACTCCAGAAGATTCGGCTTATGGCAGGGTGTTTTACACGTATGAAGCCGACAATCTGCGATATTTCACACGGATTCCCCGTAAATCCAAGGCTTGGAAGGAACGTTACAAACGGCGAACGACCGTAGAACGAACCAATAAGCGTTTAAAGGAAGATTATGGGCTTGAGAACAAAAAGCGTAGAAATACCCGTGACTGGTATATAGAAGCCTTCTTGACAGCCATGTGCCTGCACATAGATGCATGGGTGAAACATGATGGGATCAACATGACTTCGTTGATTGATCAATGGGCGGCTCCGTTCAGACAATAA